A DNA window from Thermogemmatispora onikobensis contains the following coding sequences:
- a CDS encoding MFS transporter, which produces MNRSSSTATPEGSVPASHRQRLNTFRALRHRNYRLLWISLVVSSVGTWMQIVAQSLLVLKLTHNSALALGGVSLAQASAFLLFALIGGGVADRIDRRRLLLCTQSASMGLAFLLGVLTHLGVIQVWMIVLIAFCNSIVLSFDQPARSALIPQLVPREDLMNAISLQSAVFNGAAVIGPSLAGLTIGLIHYAGNFFLNAVSYLGVLIVLFLMRIPAGEGQIAAPGASAGNLLGSIRAALEVIGRDAVLPWVIAAYGALLFFNPSAAIILPYFSVQVLHLTPFQLGLLFSASGVGTVVGALGLASLGEVKRKGRLLILAFSLWALALLLFALSRLFWLSLLTLFLVGAMQNVIAATIITLMQTRVPAQMRGRVMSLNTLMIMAIRPLGDFCASGLIALIGGPPTVALAAGIVGLLSLVLVSGRPAVRHLAEPGARPHQS; this is translated from the coding sequence GTGAACAGATCGTCGAGCACAGCAACACCAGAGGGCAGCGTGCCCGCCAGCCATCGCCAGCGGCTCAACACCTTCCGCGCCCTGCGTCATCGCAACTACCGCCTGCTCTGGATCAGCCTGGTTGTCTCCTCTGTCGGGACCTGGATGCAGATTGTTGCCCAGAGCCTGCTTGTTCTCAAGCTGACCCATAATTCGGCCCTCGCCCTGGGGGGGGTCTCTCTGGCTCAAGCCAGCGCTTTCCTTCTCTTCGCGCTCATTGGGGGAGGAGTAGCCGACCGTATCGACCGTCGTCGGCTGCTTCTTTGCACGCAGAGCGCTTCAATGGGGCTGGCTTTTCTGCTTGGGGTGCTGACCCACTTGGGAGTTATCCAGGTCTGGATGATTGTTCTGATTGCCTTTTGCAACAGCATCGTCCTGAGTTTCGATCAGCCGGCGCGCTCTGCCCTCATCCCCCAACTGGTGCCGCGGGAAGACCTCATGAACGCCATTTCGCTCCAATCCGCCGTTTTTAACGGAGCGGCGGTCATTGGTCCTTCGCTGGCCGGCCTGACCATTGGCCTCATCCACTATGCGGGCAATTTCTTCCTCAATGCGGTCAGCTACCTGGGCGTGCTGATCGTCCTCTTTCTCATGCGCATCCCGGCAGGCGAGGGGCAGATTGCGGCACCTGGTGCGAGCGCTGGCAATCTACTGGGATCGATCCGTGCAGCGCTGGAGGTCATCGGGCGCGACGCCGTTCTGCCCTGGGTGATCGCGGCCTACGGCGCCTTGCTGTTCTTCAATCCCTCGGCGGCCATTATCCTGCCCTATTTCTCCGTGCAGGTGCTCCATCTGACGCCGTTCCAGCTCGGTCTCCTCTTCTCGGCCTCTGGCGTCGGCACTGTAGTGGGGGCGCTGGGACTGGCTTCTCTTGGGGAAGTCAAGCGCAAGGGACGGCTCCTTATTCTGGCCTTCAGTCTCTGGGCTCTGGCCCTGCTTTTGTTCGCCCTGAGCCGTCTTTTCTGGCTCTCGCTGCTGACCCTCTTCCTGGTTGGAGCCATGCAGAACGTGATTGCTGCCACTATAATCACGCTGATGCAGACCCGTGTTCCTGCCCAGATGCGAGGGCGTGTCATGAGCCTCAACACGCTGATGATCATGGCGATCAGGCCACTGGGAGATTTCTGTGCCAGTGGCCTGATCGCGCTCATCGGTGGTCCCCCGACCGTGGCCTTAGCCGCGGGCATTGTCGGCCTGCTTAGTCTTGTGCTCGTCAGTGGGCGCCCAGCCGTGCGTCATCTCGCAGAGCCGGGCGCCCGCCCACACCAATCCTGA
- a CDS encoding phospholipase D-like domain-containing protein: MSHLQSRSRQWPPAILFSLTLWVLLWPLLLSGPGITALTAPQSPLVSLAARPVAVPPGPGVKGVQLFVEPQAGEQVVLQAIAEARHSLAVEIYLLTDRSVIQALEKAAKRGLTVRVMLEPHPYGGGSPAGTMQQLRAAGVEARYANPAFPLTHAKLMIVDGARAYIMTGNFSRAALGGNRSVANREYGIVDPWPGDVSNLSALFEADWRRTTAGAAINDANLVISPGNARAALQGLIGEAQRTLLVEEEEMRDQQVEAALVAAERRGVRVQVILPAPRAGNDPNAEGIATLLQGGVAVREDGQLYIHAKMLVVDGREAFVGSENCSPPGLESNREVGILIADEEVLATLQTTFWTDWDAAQAVS, from the coding sequence ATGTCACATCTTCAGAGTAGAAGCCGGCAATGGCCGCCCGCTATCCTCTTCTCGCTGACGCTCTGGGTCCTCCTCTGGCCCTTACTGCTGTCGGGACCGGGGATCACAGCCCTGACGGCGCCGCAGTCCCCTCTTGTCAGTCTCGCCGCTCGCCCGGTTGCTGTGCCCCCCGGACCGGGGGTCAAGGGCGTTCAGCTCTTTGTGGAGCCGCAAGCTGGCGAGCAGGTTGTTCTGCAGGCCATTGCTGAGGCTCGACACTCGCTAGCTGTTGAGATCTACCTACTCACCGACCGCAGCGTCATTCAGGCCCTGGAGAAAGCGGCCAAACGGGGCCTGACCGTGCGTGTGATGCTGGAGCCTCATCCCTACGGTGGTGGCTCGCCCGCTGGTACCATGCAGCAACTGCGCGCCGCTGGCGTCGAGGCGCGTTATGCCAATCCTGCATTCCCACTCACCCATGCCAAACTGATGATTGTGGATGGAGCACGCGCCTATATCATGACAGGCAACTTCAGCCGGGCAGCCCTGGGGGGGAACCGCAGCGTCGCCAACCGTGAGTATGGGATCGTTGATCCCTGGCCTGGGGATGTAAGCAACCTGAGCGCCCTCTTCGAGGCCGACTGGCGGCGCACGACTGCTGGAGCCGCGATCAACGATGCTAATCTCGTCATTAGCCCGGGCAATGCGCGGGCTGCTCTCCAGGGACTGATCGGTGAGGCGCAGAGGACATTGCTCGTTGAAGAGGAAGAAATGCGGGACCAGCAGGTTGAAGCCGCGCTGGTAGCGGCGGAGCGCCGGGGGGTGAGGGTGCAGGTCATTTTGCCAGCCCCGCGTGCGGGAAATGATCCGAACGCTGAGGGCATTGCCACGCTACTGCAAGGCGGAGTAGCGGTGCGCGAAGATGGCCAGCTTTATATACATGCCAAAATGCTCGTCGTGGACGGGCGAGAGGCCTTTGTCGGCTCAGAGAACTGCTCGCCGCCCGGCCTTGAGAGCAATCGCGAAGTGGGCATCCTGATAGCCGATGAGGAAGTACTGGCGACGCTGCAGACGACCTTTTGGACCGACTGGGATGCGGCACAGGCGGTCTCATAG
- a CDS encoding protease pro-enzyme activation domain-containing protein, protein MNIATFFRSARRLAIVLLALSASSVAALLLLIVPSTAYAQLHGEAPTNRSLIRGHMVPLLRSHKPLHNESANRTLQLSIALKLRNEAQLDALLAAQNDPQSPLYHHYLTPQQFAEQFGPTPETVNRVVAYLRAQGLRVSSVSPNRTLINASGSVAQVEQAFAITLADYQIGNRTVYAPTGEPSVPAELGGLILNIAGLDNVAHYHPLGLQRLSSSQVPHTGPGGGYTPSELRTAYDMNSLINGGSNGSGQTVAIFELDGYRAADVNAYLSYYGLGSAKYSNVLVDGATNTAGSGAIEVELDMEVVSAIAPGANQKIYIGPNTVTGVNDTYNRIVTDNLAKVVSISWGECEAAAGTSELATLDNIFKQGAAQGQAFFAASGDSGAYDCDNNSLAVDSPADDPYVVGVGGTHLVTGSGGTYSSESAWSNPSDTQRSPHGSGGGGGISSYFARPSYQTGPNLTNANRMVPDVSADADPATGYSVYCTVTAAGCSSSGWLTVGGTSAAAPLWAGVAADVNQYLTSQGKATLGSASATIYRLYNTTQTYSAYHDITSGNNLYYSATTGYDLATGIGSPDVWNFARDVAGTSGGGGGGGGGGGGGGGTTTQLLSNAGFESGRTPWQESSSGGYEIVDSTNPHTGSYSAYLCGYNGCNDQIWQTVTLPSTTTKVVLSYWLYISTQESGSTCYDYFYVRIRNSSGSTITTVQTRCNANASGWTQYTFDLTSALSSYYGQQIQVYFQGTTDSSLVTNFFVDDVALNDTHS, encoded by the coding sequence ATGAACATCGCAACATTCTTCCGATCTGCGCGCCGCCTGGCTATTGTCCTGCTTGCGCTCAGCGCCAGTAGTGTGGCGGCCCTACTCCTTCTCATCGTACCATCCACTGCCTATGCCCAGCTTCATGGAGAGGCCCCGACCAATCGGAGTCTGATCCGTGGGCACATGGTGCCACTGCTCAGGAGTCACAAGCCACTCCACAACGAGAGTGCCAACCGCACCCTGCAGTTATCGATAGCGCTCAAGCTTCGCAACGAAGCCCAACTTGATGCGTTGCTAGCGGCGCAGAATGACCCGCAGTCTCCACTGTATCATCACTACCTCACCCCGCAGCAGTTTGCCGAGCAATTTGGGCCGACGCCTGAGACCGTCAACCGCGTGGTAGCCTACCTGCGTGCCCAGGGGTTGCGCGTCAGCAGCGTCTCGCCCAACCGCACACTCATCAACGCCAGCGGTAGTGTTGCCCAGGTGGAGCAGGCTTTTGCCATCACGCTGGCCGATTATCAAATCGGGAATCGCACCGTCTATGCGCCGACCGGTGAGCCATCTGTGCCGGCGGAGCTTGGCGGCCTGATCCTCAACATTGCGGGTCTCGACAACGTTGCCCACTACCATCCCCTGGGCCTGCAGCGTCTCAGCAGCAGCCAGGTGCCGCACACTGGCCCGGGTGGTGGCTATACCCCGAGCGAGCTGCGCACTGCGTATGACATGAACTCGCTCATCAATGGGGGAAGCAACGGCAGCGGTCAGACCGTAGCCATCTTTGAACTGGATGGTTACCGGGCTGCCGACGTCAACGCCTACCTGAGCTATTATGGCCTCGGATCGGCGAAATATTCCAATGTTCTGGTAGATGGGGCGACCAACACCGCGGGCTCAGGAGCGATCGAAGTCGAGCTGGATATGGAAGTCGTCTCGGCCATCGCGCCTGGTGCCAACCAGAAGATCTACATTGGACCCAACACTGTCACGGGAGTCAACGACACCTACAATCGTATCGTGACAGACAACCTGGCCAAAGTCGTCAGCATCAGCTGGGGTGAATGCGAAGCGGCGGCGGGAACCTCGGAGCTGGCCACCCTTGACAACATCTTCAAGCAGGGAGCGGCCCAGGGCCAGGCTTTCTTTGCTGCCTCTGGTGACTCGGGGGCCTATGACTGTGATAACAACAGCCTGGCTGTGGACTCGCCTGCCGATGATCCTTATGTTGTCGGCGTGGGCGGAACGCATCTGGTCACTGGTAGCGGCGGCACCTACAGCAGTGAGTCAGCCTGGTCGAATCCCAGCGATACGCAGCGCAGTCCGCATGGCTCGGGCGGCGGTGGTGGCATCAGCTCCTACTTCGCCCGTCCCTCCTACCAGACCGGTCCAAATCTGACCAACGCCAATCGAATGGTGCCAGATGTCTCGGCTGATGCCGACCCGGCCACGGGCTACTCGGTCTACTGTACTGTCACCGCGGCGGGCTGTTCCAGCTCTGGCTGGTTGACCGTTGGTGGTACCAGCGCAGCGGCTCCTCTCTGGGCCGGCGTGGCGGCTGATGTCAACCAGTACCTGACCTCGCAGGGCAAAGCCACCCTCGGCTCGGCCAGTGCTACCATCTACCGCCTCTACAATACAACACAGACCTATAGCGCCTACCACGATATCACCAGCGGTAATAACCTCTACTACTCGGCCACCACGGGCTACGATCTGGCCACGGGTATCGGCTCGCCCGATGTGTGGAACTTTGCTCGTGACGTCGCTGGCACCTCCGGCGGCGGTGGCGGTGGTGGTGGCGGCGGCGGTGGCGGCGGTGGCACTACCACCCAGCTGCTGAGCAACGCTGGCTTCGAGAGTGGTCGCACCCCCTGGCAGGAATCTTCCTCGGGAGGCTATGAGATCGTTGACTCGACGAACCCGCACACGGGCAGTTACAGCGCCTACCTCTGCGGCTATAACGGCTGTAATGATCAGATCTGGCAGACGGTCACCTTGCCCAGCACAACGACCAAGGTGGTTCTGAGCTACTGGCTCTACATCAGCACGCAGGAGTCCGGCAGCACCTGCTACGACTACTTCTACGTGCGTATCCGCAACTCCAGTGGCTCGACGATCACAACCGTACAGACCAGGTGTAATGCCAATGCCTCTGGCTGGACGCAATACACCTTTGATCTGACCTCGGCGCTGAGCAGCTACTACGGCCAGCAGATCCAGGTCTACTTCCAGGGGACGACCGATTCGTCGCTGGTCACCAACTTCTTCGTGGACGATGTTGCCTTGAACGATACCCATTCCTGA